The sequence ACGACACGAGCCGGCGGTACCGATGGAACGCCCGGCAGAAGAGGTTCGAGTTCGTCAGCGGGGATGACACGGAACCGGACCAGACCCCCTCGACGCGGATCTAGCGAAGCCGGCGAAGACGCCTCGTCCCACCGCGATCCGCCATAATCGACGGATGCCCGATCGCGTCTCCGTCGCGTTTCCGCTGCCGATGCGCCGCACGTTCACGTACGGCGTGCCGGCATCGCACCGGGAGCGCCGTCTCATCGGATGCCGGGTCACGGCACCGCTGGGCGGACGAACGTTGTCCGGCGTGGTCGTGGAGGAGGACCCCGAAGAGGCGGAAGAACGCGCGCTCCGTGCGCTGACCGCCGTACTCGACGAGGAACCCGCGGTCGAGGGGGAGCTGCTCGAGACGACGCGGGCGCTCGCGGACCGGTTCTTCTGCTCGTGGGGAGAGCTCCTCCGGGCGGCGCTCCCCGCCGGCCTCCCGCGCGGAGAAGCGACGCGTTACGAAGCGACCCCGGCGGGGGCGGCGGCGGCTTCGAGCGCCGACCCGGCGAACCGGCGGGTGATCGAAGAGCTCCTCCTCCGCGGGAGGGCGGCCGGCGCCGAGCTCGCGGCTGCCATGGAGGGTGGAAGAGAGCGTCTGCGGGCTCTCGAGCTCCGGGGCTGGATCCGCCCCGTCGCGGCCGCGCCGAGGAAATCGCGGAGGCAGCCCGTGTATTCGCTGCTCGGCGCGGCCGCCGACCGGGAGACAGCCGCCGGGCGCTCCGCAAGGGCGAGGGAGGCGCTCCGTTTCCTCGAGAGCCTCGGACGGCCGGCCCTCGGGGAGGAGCTGCGCGCGGCCGGATTCTCTCCCGTCGTGATGCGGCGGCTGGCCGTCAGGGGCGCGGTTTCGGCCGCCGAGCAGGAGCGTCCGCCCGAGGACGAGACTCCGCGGCCCGGGCCGGCGCCGGAGCGTCCAATCGACCTCTCGCCGGACCAGCGGCGGGCGCTCGCGGCGATCGAGGGGGCGCTCGGGAAGAGGACGTTCGCGCCGATCCTCCTCTTCGGCGTGACGGGAAGCGGCAAGACGGAGGTGTACCTCCGCGCGATCGCGCAAGCGCTCGCCGCGGGACGCGGGGCGCTGTGGCTCGTTCCCGAGATCGCGCTCACCCCGGTCTTCGCCCGCCGGCTCAAAGCGAACTTCGGCGACGAGGCCGTCGTGCTGCACTCGGCCATCGGAGAGTCGCGCCGCGCCCGCGCCTGGCAGGAGATGCGGAGCGGCCGCGCGCGGGTCGTCATCGGTCCGCGGTCGGCCGTGTTCGCGCCGATCGCCGACATCGGCGTGATCGTCGTCGACGAGGAGCACGACGGCTCCTACAAGCAGGACGAGTCGCCCCGATACGACGCCCGCGACGCCGCGGCGCTCCGCGCCCAGGCGCACGGCGCGGTGCTGCTCCTCGGTTCGGCGACTCCCGCGCTGGAGACCTGGCACGCGAGCGAAGAGGGGAGAATCCGGCGCCTGGAGATGCCGGAACGGGTCGAACGCCGCCCGCTCCCCGAGGTCCGGATCGTCGACCTGAGAAAGGAACCGGCGCTGCCGGAGGAGAAGGGCGTGCCCCTTTTCTCTCGTCCGCTCGTCGGGCTCCTCGAGGAGGTCTTCGGGCGCGGCGAACAGGCGATCGTGCTCGCGCCGAGGCGCGGATACGCGCCGTTTCTCCTCTGCCGCGCGTGCGGGAACGCGTTCCCCTGTCCGAACTGCAGCGTCTCGTCGGTGGTCCATCGGCGGGAAGCGGCGCTGCGCTGCCACTATTGCGGTTCGCGCCGCCCGATCCCCGTCCGCTGCGACGTCTGCGGCGGGACGCACCTCGAGGCGATCGGCGCGGGAACCGAGCGCGCCGCGGAGCGCTTCGCCTCGCTCTTTCCCCGGGTGCGGTTCGCCGTGCTCGACTCCGACACGGCGCGGCGCCGCGGCGGCCCCGCGGCCGTCGTCGCTTCGATGGAGAGCGGGGATGCTCAGGCGCTGATCGGCACCCAGATGGTCGCGAAGGGGCACCATTTTCCGAACGTCACGGCCATCGGCGTGCTCTCCGCGGATACGATCCTCAACTTTCCCGACTTCCGCGCCGCCGAAAAGACGTTTCAGCTGATCGCGCAGGTCGCGGGCCGGTCCGGGCGCGGGGCGCGGCCCGGCATCGTGCTCGTCCAGACGTTCCACCCGGAGAACGGCGCGATCCGCGCGGCGCTCGCCCACGACGCGGCGGCGTTCGCGCGGGAGGAGCTCGGGTTCCGGCGGACGTTCTTCTACCCGCCGTTCTGCGAGATGGCGGAGGTGCTCGTCTCCGCCGGAGAGCGGGACCGGGCGGCCGCGGTCGCCGGAGAGATCGCCGCCCGCCTCGCGGGCGAGGAGTCGGTCCGGGTGACGCCGGCCGCGGCAGCGCCGGTCGAGCGGATCGCCGGAAAGTGGCGGTACCAGGTGCTCGTGCGCAGCCGCAGCCGCCGCTCGGTGCTGGCCGCTCTCGCGCGCGCCGTTCCGGAATCGCCCCCGGCGGGTGCGGCCGTCGCGGTCGACATCGACCCGCGAAACCTGATGTGAACCGGCGGCGGCGGCGAACCGCCGACGCCGGTAAATTCCAGA is a genomic window of Thermoanaerobaculia bacterium containing:
- the priA gene encoding primosomal protein N' is translated as MPDRVSVAFPLPMRRTFTYGVPASHRERRLIGCRVTAPLGGRTLSGVVVEEDPEEAEERALRALTAVLDEEPAVEGELLETTRALADRFFCSWGELLRAALPAGLPRGEATRYEATPAGAAAASSADPANRRVIEELLLRGRAAGAELAAAMEGGRERLRALELRGWIRPVAAAPRKSRRQPVYSLLGAAADRETAAGRSARAREALRFLESLGRPALGEELRAAGFSPVVMRRLAVRGAVSAAEQERPPEDETPRPGPAPERPIDLSPDQRRALAAIEGALGKRTFAPILLFGVTGSGKTEVYLRAIAQALAAGRGALWLVPEIALTPVFARRLKANFGDEAVVLHSAIGESRRARAWQEMRSGRARVVIGPRSAVFAPIADIGVIVVDEEHDGSYKQDESPRYDARDAAALRAQAHGAVLLLGSATPALETWHASEEGRIRRLEMPERVERRPLPEVRIVDLRKEPALPEEKGVPLFSRPLVGLLEEVFGRGEQAIVLAPRRGYAPFLLCRACGNAFPCPNCSVSSVVHRREAALRCHYCGSRRPIPVRCDVCGGTHLEAIGAGTERAAERFASLFPRVRFAVLDSDTARRRGGPAAVVASMESGDAQALIGTQMVAKGHHFPNVTAIGVLSADTILNFPDFRAAEKTFQLIAQVAGRSGRGARPGIVLVQTFHPENGAIRAALAHDAAAFAREELGFRRTFFYPPFCEMAEVLVSAGERDRAAAVAGEIAARLAGEESVRVTPAAAAPVERIAGKWRYQVLVRSRSRRSVLAALARAVPESPPAGAAVAVDIDPRNLM